The sequence CACAAACCTCAAAATTTATTTAGATTTCTGCATCAactttcttttaaaaaatatttttttttcaccaTTTGATAGTCTATTCAAATGTAGAACTGCCTTTtttaagaaaaagaaaagaacttTAAAAAACCCAAGTGGCCAGCTTAATAAAGCATTGTTTTAGCCAAATACTTCTGCATCCAAGCCAGCTTAATAACAACACAACTCAGCATGCATATATGATATAACACATGCACAGTGGCAATGAACTTATAGACCAGACCAGTTCTACCAATAGAGAGAGAATCATGGTGATAATGTTCAACGgtgatatttaatttgagggaCAAACAGAACAATAAACGCCCTAACACTACAAAATTCAGAACTGAACTtaaagaaaatcaaaatctttttTACTCAAATGAGACATTACTTGGAGCAAACATTTCTGTCAAACTGAATCGATCTATATTCTAGATGCTAAGTTTTCACAATATAGCTGAGCTTGGTCAATTCAAACTCATCGTTTCTATACATCAATCACTAATAACTCGAACTTGAATTTTTTACAGGACCAAAACAGCTTGATCAAGGTACATTATTACGGAAGATTCAAGACAGAATTTTGCAGACCACGCGCAATAGTCTAGTAGGTAATAAATTAATCAGAACTTGAACTAATGTTCTTATCACTACCTTGTAATTATCCAAGGCAAACCTACTATCAGGTGGAATATTTCCAGAAGTATACTTTCCAGTCAGAACTCCAGATGCAAGTGGGCTCCACGTGGCAAGACCGAGACCGTAGTTGGTGTACAGAGGTAAATACTCAGATTCAACCTGCAGCAATCCAACGCAATCGGAAACCACAGATTATAGGATGCAATGAGGGAATGTACAGGCAACTGGAATATAAAACTTTAGCAGTAACACCTTCCATAAATCTTTTACTCTCATGACTAGGACCCCGTTGGCAGGAGGTGATCCATCTCACAAGATATTTTTTTGAAGATTCGTCTAATTTTTGGTTCATTTTTCTGAATTCCAAATTTTCCGACCCTTCAATTTTAGGGGTCCATCCTTCTAGCAGCTTGGAAAAGAAGcccatttaattaatatttaaagtCTCAACAAGATATCCTATTTATGAAAAATGTGAGGTCTTGTTAATCGTACTAAACCAATAGCAGAAACTACCATCAATATAGATTTGGTGCTAGCACGAGATGTTAATTATGTTACCAAGGACAGAGCTGTCATTTGATAATCAACATGCCAATACTGGTATACAATCAACAACTGTCATGTCTAACTATATTGTAATGCAATGTTTTTTAGCTATTTGTTTCATGAGGCAGCGGACAATGGAACAGCAAATAACCCAATcccatataaaatataaattgcaGTCTCTAAAATACAGCCAGTTGTGATCACCAATAGAAATGGAGCATCGATCGCCTCTGATTCATGATATATTTACTCAAAAGTTCCGAGCTTTTTTTGATATATCAAGTTTTGAGCTTTTAGGTGCCAGCATTGTATTACTAAGCGGTATTTATAAACTTATTGGTGAAAGAATATAGAAAAAGTGACATTGCCAGAAGATGAAGATGTTGAGTTGCTTATAGTTTAAGAGGAAATAACTACCACACTACTCTTATGACTCCATATCTTAACCAACAGGACAAGCAGAGAAAATTTTGCTTTCAGACCTCCCAATTGTACGTACAAAAACTTCTCGACAGGCAAACATAACATGGTCCACACCAAAATGTTCAGAAcaattttttgaaagaaaaagatgactttaatacatgattaagaaCTCAGAGTGCATAAATTCACCCAATCCAACAAACAAAAGCAAGCAAACAACAACAAAGATTACACAAACACCAGCCCAGATCCATTACTTTCTCTAGTGTTACCTTATGTCTGGAAAAAAGATTATATTCAGGCTGTTCGACAACGGGCCCCACAAGATCCAGCCTCTCAGCCACGCTCCAAGCCTCAGTGATCTGCTGAGCAGACCACTCGCTAGTTCCCCAATAAAAAGCCCATCCCTTGTCAATCACAAAGTTCATAGCCCTCACAGTCTCTTCAATAGGCGTGAAGCTATCAGGCCGATGGCAATAAAGCACATCAACGTATTCCATATCCAGCCTCTTCAGACAGTTCTTCGTTCCCTCTACTATATGCTTTCTTGACAAGCCCTTGTCATTAGGCCCCGGCCCACCCCAGAAGATCTTGGTTGATATAACGAGATCAGATCGCTTCCATCCAAGCTCCTTTACAGCCTGGCCCATGATCTCCTCCGCCCGTCCATTGGCGTATACCTCTGCATTGTCGAAGAAGTTCACCCCATGATCTCGGCAGCATTGGAGGATTGATTTGGCTTCCTTCACGTCAAGCTGATTCCCGAATGTGACCCAAGCCCCATAGGAGAGCTGGGACACCTTTAGGCCCGATCGGCCGAGATTCTTGTACTGCATAGTCTGGTCCGGGAATTTCATCGAACAGTTTGTGGGTTCCCCGCCGTTTCTCTCTTGTTTGTCGAAACTTTTTACGGGGTTCGAGAGGAAGAGACTGTAAACGTGACGGCGAAGAAACTTGGGTGGAAATCAATGATGAGCTAGTGATGCTGATGCGATGACGAGGAAACAACTTTTTTAAGGTTTCCTTGGCTAATGTTGGCCCAAAGATTGATCTAATGCATACAAGAAAATATCAAATTGTGCCTCTTAGGTATCTAATTCCCATTGCCAACATATTTTTGGATTAGGTTGTCGCACACGCTTACTTAGTATGGTTTACTTTTTTGGACTAACTTGTCAAAAAGGGTTTGCCTAGTatggtttacctgactagcgtagtttgcagaCTATTGCGTTAGTTATCTAATTCCCATTGCCAACATATTTTTGGATTAGGTTGTCGCACACGCTTACTTAGTATGGTTTACCTTTTTGGACTAACTTGTCACACAGGGTTTGCCTAGTatggtttacctgactagcgtagtttacagactattgcgttagtccaGGGTTTACCCAGAGCGCACCGAAAGTTAATGGCGACGGGTTCCTACGTCaccaaaaaaaagaaaatatcaaATTGTGCAATAATGTAAAAGTCAAATAAATCACAAGTAAATATGTCAACTAAGTGGGTGTTTGGCTaacttattaaaaataacttttaagCTCTTAGaacttataaattattttaatagctTATAAGTTGATAAGAAATAAGCTGTTAAAGTAtttggataaacttattttaaacaacttgaCAAACACTTGTATGAGACTGTTGTATGGGTCATGTTCGTGCGACGGATCGGGTAAGATTAACCCATTTTTTTAACCCGTGAGATTCAATGGATCTTCGCGTCCTCAACC comes from Henckelia pumila isolate YLH828 chromosome 4, ASM3356847v2, whole genome shotgun sequence and encodes:
- the LOC140864191 gene encoding probable voltage-gated potassium channel subunit beta, translated to MKFPDQTMQYKNLGRSGLKVSQLSYGAWVTFGNQLDVKEAKSILQCCRDHGVNFFDNAEVYANGRAEEIMGQAVKELGWKRSDLVISTKIFWGGPGPNDKGLSRKHIVEGTKNCLKRLDMEYVDVLYCHRPDSFTPIEETVRAMNFVIDKGWAFYWGTSEWSAQQITEAWSVAERLDLVGPVVEQPEYNLFSRHKVESEYLPLYTNYGLGLATWSPLASGVLTGKYTSGNIPPDSRFALDNYKNLASRSLVDDVLKKVKGLKPIADELGVPLSQLAIAWCASNPNVSSVITGATKEAQIEENMKAINVIPLLTPAVMEKIEAVVQSKPKRPDSYR